A window of the Helianthus annuus cultivar XRQ/B chromosome 4, HanXRQr2.0-SUNRISE, whole genome shotgun sequence genome harbors these coding sequences:
- the LOC110933467 gene encoding uncharacterized protein LOC110933467, translated as MVGSKGLRANPDKIDAVLTMKAPMTVKEIQSLNGRLAALHRFLSKAADRSLPFMDMLRKSFKSEFKWTEEAARAFEELKTCLGSLPTLTVPEKDEVLTVYLAASHGAINAVLVAHRTGKQIPIYYVSRTLKDYETRYSNLEKLALALVHASRRLRRYFQAHPIEVRTDQRIQHVLRRPEVSGRMAKWAIELGAFNITFRTKGPLKGQVIADFLVEIPEDKETEEVEKAPEKPWSLYTDGASSAEGAGAGLILTDPEGTDMTYALRLEFKSSNNEAEYEALLAGLRLAVKVGARDVVAHVDSLLVANQVNGEYEAREANMIEYLEQVRQVMALFNSCKVEHVTHSKNKKADALSKLASVSFSHLAKEVRVEVLTAPSISAPHVMQVEAPAQTWMTPLINYLVHDVLPVDKAEARKILINSLQYQMQEGGLYRKTFLGPLLKCLDPEQASYIIREIHYGICGIHARPKMIVTKVKNAGYYLPGMHESAVKELQQCDECQKHAPISLRAKLK; from the coding sequence ATGGTCGGATCAAAAGGCCTACGGGCTAATCCAGACAAAATCGATGCTGTTCTTACAATGAAGGCTCCGATGACGGTTAAAGAAATTCAATCTTTAAACGGGCGATTAGCTGCTCTCCATCGGTTCTTATCAAAAGCAGCAGACAGATCTCTCCCGTTCATGGACATGCTCAGAAAAAGCTTTAAATCGGAGTTCAAATGGACTGAGGAAGCCGCACGAGCTTTCGAAGAGCTCAAAACATGCCTCGGTAGTTTACCAACGCTCACTGTACCAGAAAAAGATGAAGTACTGACCGTTTACCTGGCCGCGTCACATGGAGCCATTAATGCTGTACTAGTTGCTCACCGAACCGGGAAGCAAATCCCCATTTATTACGTAAGCCGAACGTTAAAAGATTACGAAACAAGATACTCAAACTTGGAAAAATTAGCTCTGGCACTAGTCCATGCTTCAAGAAGACTTCGCCGATACTTTCAGGCCCATCCAATCGAGGTACGAACAGACCAGAGAATCCAGCACGTTCTTCGACGACCTGAAGTTTCGGGTCGAATGGCAAAATGGGCGATTGAATTGGGCGCATTCAACATCACCTTCCGAACTAAGGGTCCGTTGAAAGGACAGGTAATAGCGGATTTCTTAGTTGAAATTCCGGAAGACAAAGAAACGGAAGAAGTCGAAAAAGCTCCAGAAAAGCCGTGGTCCCTATATACCGACGGAGCTTCTAGTGCCGAAGGAGCAGGGGCAGGTTTAATCCTCACCGATCCGGAGGGCACAGATATGACATACGCGCTCCGATTAGAATTCAAGAGCTCCAATAATGAAGCCGAGTACGAGGCTTTACTAGCAGGTCTACGATTGGCGGTAAAGGTCGGTGCAAGAGACGTCGTAGCCCATGTAGACTCGTTGCTCGTAGCGAATCAGGTGAACGGAGAGTACGAAGCAAGGGAAGCTAACATGATCGAGTATCTTGAACAGGTAAGGCAAGTTATGGCGTTGTTTAATTCTTGTAAAGTGGAGCACGTCACTCATAGCAAAAACAAGAAGGCCGATGCACTGAGCAAATTAGCATCCGTGTCGTTTAGTCACCTAGCCAAAGAAGTACGAGTAGAGGTATTGACTGCACCATCGATTTCTGCTCCTCACGTTATGCAAGTAGAAGCTCCGGCACAGACATGGATGACGCCCCTAATTAACTACTTGGTACACGATGTTTTGCCAGTCGATAAGGCCGAAGCAAGGAAAATCCTGATCAATTCTCTCCAGTATCAGATGCAGGAAGGAGGCTTATACCGAAAGACTTTTCTCGGACCACTGCTAAAGTGTCTGGACCCGGAGCAAGCTAGTTATATTATCAGGGAAATACACTACGGCATCTGTGGTATCCATGCCAGACCTAAGATGATTGTGACGAAAGTCAAAAACGCAGGGTATTACTTGCCCGGGATGCATGAAAGCGCCGTAAAAGAGCTCCAACAGTGTGACGAGTGCCAAAAGCACGCACCAATCAGCCTCCGAGCCAAATTGAAATGA